A stretch of Synechococcus sp. MIT S9220 DNA encodes these proteins:
- a CDS encoding chloride channel protein → MSPDSRQESVLIPGTLPSQSRLKGLVRHFIGLVLVGVLIGLACLPLNLVDGVQDYLYGLMPTSANEGWSRKGLLVAFMPLVVMPILLLLQRGPWQAGAGSGIPSTMNGLEDPSQLPKAMALPGTVQRGVLWSIATVAMLPLGREGPVVQFGAAVARACHRRFRDWLPSLNERQIVAIGGGAGLAGGFNTPLLGAVFMLEELTADYSIVTIWPALVVSVAAAGFSNIGGEPMFGLGVLNIALPEIEQLMLAFPIGIVCGLVGGLFNKGLVWLTRRLAPVIKRKPLRTGLCLGSGLTVLALLSWGTSTSDGEALVRQLIEQGMPNALGNDQDFITGLTSVWITLVRVVGPMLALSPGVPGGLIDPSLTFGAVLGYTVCAVAGISSQVGIGLGLAAGLSGATQLPLVSIVFAWRLTGDQQLFAGVVLASVLAAYTGRLVCRDPVYHGLSKLQSAPRR, encoded by the coding sequence ATGAGTCCGGATAGCCGACAGGAATCAGTCCTGATTCCAGGAACATTGCCCTCACAGAGCCGACTCAAAGGCCTTGTTCGTCATTTCATCGGTCTGGTTCTGGTCGGAGTGCTGATCGGGCTTGCATGTCTGCCTCTGAATCTTGTCGATGGCGTTCAGGATTATCTGTACGGGTTGATGCCGACCTCTGCCAATGAAGGTTGGAGCCGGAAGGGACTGCTTGTCGCCTTCATGCCGCTCGTGGTGATGCCGATCCTGTTGCTGCTCCAGCGTGGACCCTGGCAGGCCGGTGCTGGCTCCGGCATTCCATCCACAATGAATGGGCTTGAAGACCCATCTCAACTGCCCAAAGCAATGGCACTGCCTGGAACAGTGCAACGTGGAGTGCTTTGGTCCATTGCCACCGTCGCCATGCTTCCGCTTGGAAGGGAGGGTCCAGTTGTTCAGTTCGGTGCAGCCGTTGCGAGGGCCTGCCATCGGCGCTTCCGCGATTGGTTGCCCTCTTTGAATGAACGCCAGATTGTGGCCATCGGTGGAGGTGCCGGTCTTGCCGGTGGATTCAACACGCCTCTGCTTGGAGCCGTGTTCATGCTCGAAGAACTCACCGCCGATTATTCGATCGTGACGATCTGGCCAGCGCTGGTGGTCAGTGTTGCCGCAGCTGGATTCTCCAACATCGGCGGAGAACCGATGTTTGGACTCGGAGTCCTCAACATCGCCTTGCCGGAAATCGAGCAACTCATGCTGGCTTTCCCGATCGGAATTGTCTGCGGACTTGTCGGTGGTTTGTTTAACAAGGGCTTGGTCTGGCTGACCAGACGCCTGGCCCCGGTGATCAAAAGAAAACCCCTGCGAACAGGCTTATGTCTCGGTAGTGGATTGACAGTGCTTGCTCTGCTGAGCTGGGGAACCTCCACGTCTGATGGCGAAGCGCTCGTCCGTCAGCTGATTGAACAAGGGATGCCCAATGCTCTTGGCAATGATCAGGATTTCATTACTGGACTCACCAGCGTCTGGATCACGCTGGTCAGGGTCGTTGGACCGATGCTGGCATTAAGCCCTGGAGTCCCAGGCGGTCTGATTGACCCTTCTCTGACATTCGGTGCGGTCCTTGGCTATACCGTTTGCGCCGTGGCCGGAATCAGCTCACAAGTGGGAATCGGCCTTGGCCTCGCTGCAGGCCTTTCAGGCGCAACTCAACTCCCTCTCGTCTCGATCGTTTTTGCCTGGAGACTGACAGGCGACCAGCAGTTGTTTGCTGGAGTTGTGCTTGCTTCAGTGCTTGCTGCCTACACCGGACGCTTGGTCTGCAGAGATCCGGTGTATCACGGCCTCAGCAAACTTCAGAGTGCACCACGGCGATAG
- the psb30 gene encoding photosystem II reaction center protein Ycf12/Psb30, which produces MGLDFHLIANFAALALITLAGPAVIFILFYRRGAL; this is translated from the coding sequence ATGGGACTCGATTTCCACCTGATCGCCAATTTCGCGGCACTGGCCCTGATCACCCTGGCCGGCCCCGCCGTCATCTTCATCCTCTTCTATCGCCGTGGTGCACTCTGA
- a CDS encoding YkgJ family cysteine cluster protein, which yields MDQCGACCRLAPDERPEAVEALNPLQQQQYLSMVGDDGWCIHFDSGSRRCRIYDSRPDFCRVSSLCGLFGIEPDQMDRFAIDCCRQQIRSVHGGRSRELRKFERLIRSTDPL from the coding sequence ATGGACCAGTGCGGTGCCTGCTGCCGATTGGCACCTGATGAACGCCCGGAAGCCGTTGAGGCTCTGAATCCTCTTCAGCAGCAGCAATATCTATCGATGGTGGGTGACGATGGCTGGTGCATTCATTTCGACAGTGGATCAAGGCGTTGTCGGATTTATGACTCCCGTCCAGATTTCTGCCGCGTCAGCAGTCTCTGCGGCTTGTTCGGCATCGAACCCGATCAGATGGACCGATTTGCGATCGATTGCTGCCGACAACAGATCCGTTCAGTTCATGGCGGTCGCAGCAGGGAACTGCGTAAGTTCGAACGTCTCATCCGTTCAACGGATCCTTTGTGA
- a CDS encoding TMEM165/GDT1 family protein produces the protein MTDSGTPPRPGFTTVLLTTFTTVFLAELGDKTQLATLLLSAQSGQPWLVFGGAALALICSSLVGVLVGRWLSTVMQPERLEQMAGLLMLGLGLWLGSQALQSLISANPL, from the coding sequence ATGACTGATTCCGGCACCCCACCACGTCCTGGTTTCACCACCGTCCTTCTGACGACATTCACAACGGTTTTTCTGGCCGAGCTTGGCGATAAAACCCAACTCGCCACACTTTTACTGTCTGCTCAATCGGGGCAACCTTGGCTTGTGTTCGGTGGTGCGGCACTGGCGTTGATCTGCTCCAGCCTTGTCGGCGTGTTGGTGGGACGTTGGCTATCAACAGTGATGCAACCGGAACGGCTCGAGCAGATGGCCGGCCTGTTGATGCTGGGACTGGGGTTATGGCTCGGTTCCCAGGCACTGCAGTCGTTGATTTCCGCCAACCCTCTCTAA
- a CDS encoding TMEM165/GDT1 family protein, producing the protein MDLTLLLSTFATVFLAELGDKTQLATVAISGTSNRPLAVFLGSSSALVLASLIGAIAGGSLSGVVPADWLQLMASLGFLAIGLKLLWPLLSGAESTATADD; encoded by the coding sequence ATGGATCTGACCCTGCTTCTGTCCACGTTCGCCACCGTTTTCCTCGCTGAACTCGGCGATAAAACCCAACTCGCCACCGTGGCAATTAGCGGAACATCCAACCGCCCCTTGGCCGTGTTTCTCGGTTCATCATCAGCGCTTGTGCTGGCAAGCCTGATCGGTGCCATCGCCGGAGGATCACTGTCAGGCGTTGTGCCTGCCGACTGGCTGCAGCTCATGGCATCACTTGGTTTTCTGGCGATTGGACTGAAACTGCTTTGGCCACTTCTCAGTGGAGCGGAATCAACAGCGACGGCCGACGACTGA
- a CDS encoding RNB domain-containing ribonuclease — protein MKFTVADLLDQVPEEGNLEIAKLEKILRLTNRSEKQSLELAVQGLTRLGILDLDSDRAISRGTSVDLVEARLRCSSKGFCFAIRDDGGDDIYIRDHQLNHAWNGDRVLVRLTREGGRRRSPEGGIQCILERATTSLLASVEQQDDRVIAVPLDDRLLASIELSPDDAPHAEQPIGMAVAEVVLDRYPIAQFPARGHVARSLPLDGGAGADRELMLTKANLHQRPAAPRASFKAPSAKKREDLTEQPTLMISGWTSDGAPTLPAVHVIPHEGGTRLWIHSPAVAERLSPGNSYDQWLLNQSESLCLGGHWIPLLSPALAKAADFSVGDVQDAVSLRLDIDSDGEWRDWDFCLSRIRPVAEVKAEALHALQSRKPKSRAVPAALKSIKDQIGQLETLIFCATKLHDAERREGRIELDLKRAQADDLGDLNHVSPDGDGQNWSTPLNASCPNSVLSVLIRHAHRVWEEHSRRLGLPAILLDAPPADDAALNDVAKAAIALDVPLELDEDGAPTPSELCQALASSESSHVLNLQLRQALPESFYRASSSNQETGTDGSEQTLSESTVDHSPNHSDNSDADGSGKQPLQPLAPWCCPTLHQADVINQQVLCALLNDGKDRPTVRQKNKVKLGEKGVAASVSWPLFTASQEQKILDTIRERTVQKLNARRRQVEELKKDVLAMTKARSAEPMLEQQQTGVISGVQSYGFFVEIAPSMVEGLVHVSSLNDDWYEYRSRQNRLVGRRSRRVYQLGDSVEVKVLKVDVLRNQIDLEVVPATTPVAEDPLPVAVSEE, from the coding sequence ATGAAATTCACGGTCGCTGACCTGCTCGACCAGGTTCCAGAAGAGGGCAATCTTGAGATTGCCAAGCTTGAAAAGATCCTGCGACTGACCAATCGTTCAGAGAAACAGTCTCTCGAGCTTGCTGTCCAAGGTCTGACAAGGCTTGGAATACTTGATCTCGATAGCGATCGAGCCATCAGCAGGGGAACATCAGTCGATCTGGTCGAAGCACGTCTTCGCTGCAGCAGCAAAGGATTCTGTTTTGCGATTCGTGATGACGGCGGGGATGACATCTATATCCGTGATCATCAACTCAATCATGCCTGGAACGGCGATCGGGTCCTTGTCAGGCTCACGCGTGAAGGAGGAAGACGCCGTTCCCCTGAAGGAGGAATCCAGTGCATTCTTGAGCGGGCCACCACAAGCTTGCTTGCTTCGGTGGAACAACAGGATGACCGCGTGATCGCCGTTCCACTCGACGACCGTTTACTGGCATCGATTGAACTTTCTCCCGACGATGCGCCCCATGCGGAACAACCGATTGGGATGGCCGTTGCAGAAGTCGTGCTGGATCGCTATCCAATCGCACAGTTTCCGGCACGCGGGCATGTCGCTCGATCGCTTCCCCTCGATGGTGGTGCTGGAGCTGATCGTGAGCTGATGCTAACCAAGGCCAATCTTCATCAGCGGCCGGCTGCTCCTCGCGCCAGTTTCAAAGCCCCATCAGCCAAAAAACGCGAGGACCTCACCGAGCAGCCCACGTTGATGATCAGCGGCTGGACTTCAGATGGCGCTCCAACGCTGCCAGCTGTTCATGTCATTCCTCACGAGGGTGGCACTCGACTATGGATTCATAGCCCCGCCGTGGCCGAGCGCCTGAGCCCAGGGAACAGTTACGACCAGTGGCTTCTCAATCAGTCAGAAAGCCTTTGTCTCGGTGGACACTGGATTCCATTGCTGAGCCCTGCCCTTGCGAAGGCCGCTGATTTTTCCGTCGGGGACGTGCAGGACGCTGTGTCGTTGCGTCTGGATATCGATTCGGATGGTGAGTGGCGCGATTGGGACTTTTGCCTCAGTCGAATTCGACCTGTCGCTGAAGTGAAGGCTGAAGCTCTCCATGCTTTGCAATCACGTAAACCAAAGTCGAGAGCAGTTCCTGCCGCTTTGAAGTCGATCAAAGACCAAATCGGTCAGCTGGAAACACTGATTTTCTGTGCAACCAAGCTGCATGATGCTGAACGGCGAGAAGGTCGCATCGAACTGGATCTCAAGCGAGCGCAAGCGGACGACCTGGGTGATCTCAATCATGTATCGCCTGATGGTGACGGTCAGAATTGGTCAACACCTCTGAATGCCAGTTGCCCGAATTCGGTTCTCTCTGTCCTGATTCGGCACGCCCATCGTGTTTGGGAAGAACACAGTCGGAGACTGGGTTTACCAGCGATTCTTCTTGACGCTCCACCGGCGGACGATGCCGCTCTCAATGATGTTGCCAAGGCTGCCATCGCACTGGATGTGCCTCTTGAACTAGACGAGGATGGTGCTCCCACACCATCTGAACTTTGCCAAGCCTTGGCGAGCAGCGAGTCGAGTCATGTCCTCAATCTGCAACTGAGGCAGGCGTTGCCAGAGAGTTTCTATCGGGCTTCAAGCAGCAATCAGGAGACCGGTACAGACGGATCTGAACAAACATTGAGTGAGTCCACTGTGGATCACTCACCGAATCATTCCGACAACAGCGACGCTGATGGTTCGGGCAAGCAGCCACTTCAACCCCTTGCCCCCTGGTGCTGCCCAACGCTGCATCAGGCAGATGTCATCAACCAGCAGGTGCTTTGTGCACTGCTCAATGACGGCAAGGATCGTCCAACAGTGCGCCAAAAGAACAAAGTCAAACTTGGCGAAAAAGGTGTCGCTGCCTCAGTCAGTTGGCCTTTATTCACGGCATCTCAGGAGCAGAAAATCCTTGACACGATCCGTGAACGCACAGTGCAGAAGTTGAATGCGCGGCGACGCCAAGTTGAAGAACTGAAAAAGGATGTCTTGGCAATGACCAAGGCTCGTAGTGCAGAGCCCATGCTTGAGCAGCAGCAGACCGGTGTCATCAGTGGCGTTCAGAGCTACGGATTTTTTGTGGAAATTGCCCCTTCAATGGTGGAAGGTCTTGTGCATGTCAGCTCACTGAATGATGACTGGTATGAATATCGATCCAGGCAAAACCGCTTAGTTGGCCGAAGAAGCAGGCGCGTCTATCAGTTGGGTGACAGCGTCGAAGTGAAAGTGCTCAAGGTTGATGTGTTGAGAAACCAAATCGATCTTGAAGTGGTTCCTGCCACGACACCAGTTGCTGAGGATCCCCTTCCGGTGGCTGTGAGCGAGGAATGA
- a CDS encoding flavin prenyltransferase UbiX, translated as MIPYVIGISGASAQQLAERTLQWMLRRDLSVHVILSRGAHEVWRAERSISVPVDPKLQESFWRDRLGVNDGQLICHRWNDQSAVIASGSVRTKGMVVVPCSMGTVGRLAAGLGGDLLERCADVHLKEGRPLVIAPREMPWNLLHLRNLTTLAEAGARIAPPIPAWYTQPESIDDMLDFLVMRLFDSLGESLTDQKRWQGPQP; from the coding sequence ATGATTCCCTATGTAATTGGTATCAGCGGAGCTTCGGCACAACAACTGGCTGAACGCACATTGCAGTGGATGCTGCGACGAGATCTCAGCGTTCATGTGATTCTCAGTCGTGGCGCGCACGAAGTCTGGCGTGCTGAACGGTCGATCTCGGTGCCTGTGGATCCCAAGCTTCAGGAAAGTTTCTGGCGGGATCGACTTGGGGTGAACGATGGTCAACTGATCTGTCATCGCTGGAATGATCAATCAGCTGTTATTGCCAGCGGCAGTGTGCGCACCAAAGGCATGGTTGTTGTGCCCTGTTCCATGGGAACCGTGGGTCGTCTCGCGGCAGGACTTGGCGGTGACCTGCTTGAGCGCTGTGCTGACGTCCATCTCAAGGAAGGACGACCTCTCGTGATCGCTCCAAGGGAAATGCCTTGGAACCTGTTACATCTGCGCAATCTCACGACCCTCGCTGAAGCAGGAGCAAGAATTGCTCCTCCGATCCCGGCCTGGTACACCCAGCCTGAAAGCATCGACGACATGCTCGATTTTCTGGTGATGAGGCTCTTTGACTCGTTAGGGGAATCCCTCACCGATCAGAAACGTTGGCAGGGGCCTCAGCCATGA
- the acsF gene encoding magnesium-protoporphyrin IX monomethyl ester (oxidative) cyclase, whose protein sequence is MVPPTAVNDAKSGGSGVAVKDPVKDTILTPRFYTTDFEAMAEMDLRPNEAELEAICEEFRKDYNRHHFVRNEEFDGAADKLDPETRRVFIEFLEQSCTSEFSGFLLYKELSRRIKAKNPLLAECFAHMARDEARHAGFLNKSMSDFGLQLDLGFLTANKKYTFFKPKFIFYATYLSEKIGYWRYIAIFRHLEKNPESKIFPIFNFFENWCQDENRHGDFFDALMKSQPDTVRGLRARLWCRFFLLAVFATMYVRDVARKEFYEALGLDAREYDRMVIDKTNETSARVFPVVLDVKNPRFYERLEKIITNNESLESVDQSSSPAPLKFVRKLPHWIANGAQMASLFLMSPVRSENYQPSVR, encoded by the coding sequence ATGGTGCCTCCCACCGCTGTGAATGACGCAAAATCCGGGGGTTCCGGCGTCGCCGTCAAAGATCCGGTCAAGGACACGATCCTGACGCCCCGCTTCTATACAACTGATTTTGAAGCCATGGCGGAGATGGATCTCCGCCCCAATGAGGCTGAGCTCGAGGCGATCTGTGAGGAGTTCCGCAAGGATTACAACCGTCACCATTTTGTGCGTAACGAGGAATTCGACGGTGCAGCAGACAAACTTGACCCCGAGACGCGTCGTGTCTTCATCGAGTTCCTTGAACAGAGTTGCACCTCTGAATTTTCAGGTTTTCTTCTCTATAAAGAGCTGAGCCGTCGCATCAAAGCCAAAAATCCGCTGCTTGCAGAATGCTTCGCTCACATGGCCAGAGATGAAGCCAGACATGCTGGCTTCCTCAATAAATCGATGAGTGATTTTGGTCTTCAGCTCGATTTAGGGTTTCTAACTGCAAACAAGAAATACACCTTCTTCAAGCCAAAATTTATTTTTTACGCCACTTACCTCTCTGAAAAAATTGGATACTGGCGCTATATTGCAATTTTCAGGCATCTCGAAAAGAATCCTGAAAGTAAAATTTTTCCAATTTTCAACTTTTTTGAAAACTGGTGTCAAGACGAAAATCGCCATGGAGATTTCTTTGACGCCCTAATGAAGTCGCAGCCCGACACCGTTCGCGGTCTGCGTGCCCGTCTCTGGTGTCGATTCTTCCTGCTTGCAGTTTTCGCCACGATGTATGTCAGGGATGTGGCCCGCAAGGAGTTTTACGAAGCTCTTGGCCTCGATGCTCGCGAGTACGACCGCATGGTGATCGACAAGACCAACGAGACATCCGCTCGGGTCTTCCCGGTTGTTCTTGACGTCAAAAATCCGCGTTTCTACGAACGGTTGGAAAAAATCATCACGAACAACGAGTCACTGGAATCTGTGGATCAGAGTTCATCACCAGCTCCACTCAAATTTGTTCGCAAACTTCCGCACTGGATTGCCAACGGAGCACAGATGGCCTCTCTCTTCTTGATGTCACCTGTTCGTAGTGAAAACTATCAGCCCAGTGTGCGCTGA
- a CDS encoding TldD/PmbA family protein yields MQTTLQKSSAGFNDLNPGHHPWRQRLDALLNAGVSAGADLVEVFLERTDHLGVLAEQDKITSVGPSFGMGAGIRVFRSGRDGFVSTNDLSDQGLEEALHQALAMLQLNASTLASPSSFDGLGPLRDYGSSKNTWLDSTPDLVTITQRLLEGTHCLQKRGQHLDVRRGSFARDWQEVLVAASDGTFARDIRLHQSSGLSVLAADGEHRSSIARRYGSSDRPDDLCHWNVDASAQEVCDSAAKMLRADYVDGGQMPVVLANRFGGVIFHEACGHLLETTQVERGSTPFADSIGESIAHSAVTAIDEGVSGGAFGSISMDDEGMEPQRTVLIENGILQCFLSDRAGEMRTGHARTGSGRRQSHGFAAASRMRNTYIDAGPHSIDDLISSVDHGLYCKSMGAGSVGATGQFNFSVEEGYLIKNGQLGQPVKGATLIGDAKEVMPRISMCADDLELAAGYCGSVSGSVFVTVGQPHVKVDSITVGGR; encoded by the coding sequence ATGCAGACAACTCTTCAAAAGTCTTCGGCTGGGTTCAATGATCTGAACCCAGGTCATCATCCCTGGCGTCAACGCCTCGATGCATTACTGAATGCGGGGGTCAGTGCCGGAGCCGATCTCGTTGAAGTGTTTCTGGAACGCACGGATCATCTCGGGGTCCTTGCCGAACAGGACAAGATCACAAGCGTCGGCCCCTCATTCGGGATGGGAGCAGGTATCCGGGTGTTCCGGTCTGGAAGGGATGGTTTCGTCAGTACCAACGACCTGAGTGATCAAGGGCTGGAAGAAGCTCTCCACCAGGCTCTGGCCATGCTTCAGCTCAACGCCTCCACACTTGCCTCCCCAAGCTCATTTGATGGTCTTGGGCCTCTTCGTGACTACGGCTCCTCCAAAAACACATGGCTGGACAGCACACCGGATCTCGTCACCATCACGCAGCGTCTTCTTGAGGGAACACATTGCCTGCAAAAGCGCGGTCAGCATCTTGACGTCCGTCGGGGCAGCTTCGCTCGCGACTGGCAAGAAGTGCTTGTTGCAGCCAGCGATGGAACATTTGCCCGTGACATCAGGTTGCATCAGTCCAGTGGCCTGAGTGTGCTCGCAGCCGATGGCGAACATCGCTCCAGTATTGCCCGCCGTTACGGAAGCAGCGATCGTCCTGATGATCTTTGCCACTGGAACGTTGATGCTTCGGCTCAAGAAGTCTGTGACAGCGCCGCCAAAATGCTCCGGGCCGATTACGTCGACGGTGGCCAGATGCCGGTGGTGTTGGCCAATCGATTCGGTGGTGTGATCTTCCATGAAGCCTGTGGTCACCTGTTGGAAACCACCCAGGTTGAGCGTGGTTCTACACCATTTGCCGACAGCATTGGTGAAAGCATTGCCCATTCCGCCGTCACTGCAATCGATGAGGGCGTGAGTGGTGGTGCTTTCGGATCCATATCCATGGATGACGAGGGTATGGAGCCTCAAAGAACCGTTTTGATTGAAAACGGAATCCTTCAATGTTTTCTGAGCGACCGAGCCGGTGAAATGCGAACAGGACACGCCCGCACCGGCAGCGGTCGTCGACAGAGTCATGGCTTCGCTGCTGCAAGCCGCATGCGCAACACCTACATCGATGCGGGTCCTCACAGCATCGATGATCTGATTAGCTCGGTTGACCATGGGCTGTATTGCAAATCCATGGGAGCAGGCAGCGTCGGTGCAACCGGACAGTTCAACTTCTCTGTTGAAGAGGGGTACCTGATCAAAAATGGTCAGCTCGGTCAACCGGTCAAAGGCGCCACTTTGATCGGTGATGCCAAGGAAGTCATGCCCCGGATTTCGATGTGTGCTGATGATCTTGAGCTTGCTGCCGGCTACTGCGGGTCCGTCAGCGGCAGCGTGTTTGTGACCGTGGGTCAACCTCACGTGAAAGTGGATTCAATCACCGTGGGAGGTCGTTGA
- a CDS encoding TldD/PmbA family protein, translating to MNNAPLNVRSLQDQLQSLARREGISKWDLGASRSSSASVQVDRGEAKQLKAAQRSSITVRVWNQQGLVGITSTSDLSDSGLEKALMGAHQASEFGNPDDVPGFSPLATAPQPDLHRPVQEAQGIQRLLEQLLDAEQQLLGRHPAIGTLPYNAMNEGSSERIYLNSEGALRQAQRTQASIFLMARAEESGRKPRSGGAVRLALGSRDLDLSGCIDEAAERTISHLNYQPIDTGRYLVCFTPEAFLDLIGSFSSMLNARAVLDGVSLSKPESIGDQLAVPFFNLTDNGLHPAHVGAMPFDGEGTPTRALPLIREGRLENFLHSEATARHFGVNPTGHAGMGAKVSVGPDWFEVSRTPSMNTGADHLDHATSVDTFVLIESLSALHAGVKASQGAFSLPFDGWLVQGGERISVEAATVAGDIRELLRSIVHLEPESVITHEGVSPYVWVDGLAITGEA from the coding sequence ATGAACAACGCTCCACTCAATGTGAGGTCGCTTCAGGATCAGCTCCAGTCGCTTGCCCGTCGCGAAGGAATTTCAAAATGGGACCTGGGCGCCAGTCGAAGCAGCAGTGCTTCAGTTCAGGTTGACCGTGGTGAGGCCAAACAGCTGAAAGCTGCACAACGCAGTTCGATTACGGTTCGAGTCTGGAACCAACAAGGGTTGGTTGGCATCACCAGCACCTCTGATCTGTCTGATTCAGGTCTGGAAAAAGCGCTGATGGGCGCGCACCAGGCGAGTGAATTCGGTAACCCCGACGACGTGCCTGGTTTTTCCCCTCTCGCCACTGCACCTCAACCGGATCTTCACCGTCCTGTCCAAGAGGCTCAAGGCATTCAGCGTCTCCTCGAGCAACTTCTAGACGCTGAGCAGCAACTGCTGGGTCGTCATCCGGCCATCGGCACACTTCCCTACAACGCCATGAATGAGGGAAGTAGTGAACGGATCTACCTCAACAGTGAAGGTGCACTGCGCCAGGCACAACGCACTCAGGCAAGCATTTTTCTGATGGCACGTGCGGAGGAAAGTGGTCGCAAACCCCGTAGTGGCGGTGCGGTGCGGCTCGCTCTTGGCAGCCGCGATCTGGATCTGTCGGGATGCATCGATGAGGCTGCAGAGCGCACCATCAGCCATCTCAACTATCAGCCCATCGACACTGGTCGCTACCTGGTGTGTTTCACACCGGAGGCCTTTCTTGATCTGATCGGCTCATTCAGCAGCATGCTCAATGCCCGTGCCGTCCTAGACGGTGTCAGTCTCAGCAAACCTGAATCGATCGGCGATCAATTAGCCGTTCCTTTCTTCAATCTCACCGACAACGGTCTGCATCCAGCCCATGTTGGAGCCATGCCTTTTGATGGGGAAGGAACCCCAACCCGAGCCCTGCCCCTGATCCGTGAGGGTCGCCTGGAGAACTTCCTGCATTCCGAAGCCACCGCTCGCCATTTCGGAGTGAATCCAACAGGACATGCTGGGATGGGTGCCAAGGTGTCCGTCGGTCCCGACTGGTTTGAAGTCAGTCGCACGCCCTCCATGAACACAGGAGCCGATCATCTTGATCACGCCACCAGTGTTGACACTTTCGTTTTGATTGAAAGCCTCAGTGCTCTTCATGCCGGTGTGAAAGCCAGCCAAGGAGCGTTCTCACTGCCCTTCGACGGTTGGCTGGTTCAAGGTGGGGAACGCATTTCCGTTGAGGCCGCAACAGTGGCCGGCGACATTCGCGAACTCCTCCGTTCCATTGTTCATCTCGAACCGGAATCCGTGATCACCCATGAAGGGGTTAGTCCTTACGTGTGGGTTGATGGTCTGGCGATCACTGGTGAAGCCTGA
- the fmt gene encoding methionyl-tRNA formyltransferase produces MKVLFWGTPVYAVPTLDALLSAGHQIVGVVTQPDRRRGRGKQLMPSAVKARALELGLRVYTPEKIRRDHACQQQLADLGADLSVVVAFGQILPPEVLRQPPLGCWNGHGSLLPRWRGAGPIQWSILEGDAQTGVGVMAMEEGLDTGPVLIQRELEIGLLENAHQLGERLSKLTADLMVEALPQIENAGAGAEEERLRRLGVRHQTSEVTYARMLVKSDYQIVWSASALAIHRKVMGLFPGAVTLWNGKRLKLLVTEPLIERLRQELSPLAQDLLGRWPTGGHQAGIVLESCEAGLVVSSSGCPLLIREAQLEGKGRSHGRALVQQLQAKTGDMLG; encoded by the coding sequence TTGAAAGTTCTGTTCTGGGGTACGCCCGTTTATGCAGTGCCCACGCTCGATGCCCTGCTGTCTGCAGGACATCAGATCGTCGGTGTTGTGACGCAGCCCGATCGACGTCGAGGTCGGGGCAAACAATTAATGCCCTCAGCCGTGAAAGCACGGGCTTTGGAACTCGGCTTAAGGGTTTATACCCCAGAAAAAATCCGCCGAGATCATGCCTGTCAACAGCAGCTCGCCGATCTTGGTGCCGACCTTTCTGTTGTGGTTGCGTTCGGCCAAATTCTGCCTCCTGAAGTGTTGAGACAACCACCTTTGGGCTGTTGGAACGGCCATGGCTCACTGCTGCCGAGATGGCGGGGAGCAGGCCCAATTCAATGGTCCATCCTTGAAGGTGATGCTCAGACTGGCGTTGGTGTAATGGCCATGGAAGAGGGACTGGACACCGGTCCTGTGCTGATCCAAAGGGAACTCGAAATCGGTTTATTGGAAAACGCGCATCAACTCGGTGAGCGACTCAGCAAACTCACGGCAGATCTGATGGTTGAGGCCTTGCCACAGATTGAAAACGCAGGAGCAGGAGCGGAAGAGGAGCGACTTCGCAGGTTGGGCGTGCGCCACCAGACTTCTGAGGTCACTTACGCACGCATGCTCGTGAAAAGTGACTACCAGATCGTCTGGTCTGCTTCGGCACTGGCCATCCATCGCAAGGTGATGGGCCTCTTTCCAGGTGCGGTGACCCTCTGGAACGGAAAACGGCTCAAGTTGCTGGTCACTGAACCGTTGATCGAGAGACTGCGTCAGGAGCTGAGCCCTCTTGCGCAAGACCTCCTGGGCCGCTGGCCAACCGGTGGACACCAGGCCGGAATTGTTCTGGAGAGCTGTGAGGCTGGTTTGGTGGTCAGCAGTTCAGGGTGCCCATTACTGATCCGCGAAGCACAGCTGGAAGGAAAAGGTCGGAGCCATGGCCGGGCTCTCGTTCAGCAATTGCAGGCCAAGACAGGCGACATGCTTGGCTGA